A stretch of DNA from Streptomyces sp. NBC_01197:
TAGAACCCGGTGGCCACAGCCACCTCGCCGGGCTGCACCCCTTCGAGCAGCAGCCCCCGGGCCCGGTCGACCCGGCGTGACGTCAGGTACTGGTGCGGGGTGATACCGAAGGCTGCGCTGAACGCCCGTACCAGATGGGCGGGGTGGGCGTGCACCTCTGCGGCGGCTTCCCGCAGCGTCACCCCCTGGACCAGCCGTTCGTCGAGCAGTTCCCGCAGCCGGTCCGCGACGGACCTGCCGTCCTCCTCCCGGCGGCGGGTGGCGGTGCCGGGCCGCAGGTGTCCGCGCAGCCGCTCGCTGATCAGGGCCAGCCTGCTCTCCGCCTCCAGTTCCTCGCCCCGCGAGGCCAGGGCCGTGTGGAGCCGGCCGACGCGGCTGCGCAGCACCGGGTCGACGAGGTCCGGCCGGTCGACGGCGGCGCCGATGTACCCGGCGTCCAGCTGCGTCATGTCCAGATAGAGCACCCGCTTGCGGAAGCCGCGCGGGGTGGCGGGCGAACCGTTGTGGGGCACGTGCGGAGGCAGCAGCGAGACGGTGTCGTGCGGGGTGCCGTGCTCATGCCGGTCGAGGTCGTACCGCACCGCCCCGTCGTCGACGATCAGCAGGGTCCAGGCGTCGTGGACATGCATCGGGTAGGCGTGCTCGGTGAAGTGGGCGTGGAAGACCTCCACGACACCCGCCACGGGCGGGCGCCATGCGGAGACCTCCGGCCCGGACACCATGCAAAGAACGTACAAGACGGTGCGCGGGACCACTCGGCAGTCTCGGAGCATGAGAACCGAGACCGCCCCCGGCCACGCCGCTCCCGCCCCCACCGCTCCCGACCTCGCCGGCCCCGACCTCGCCGGCCCGGGCCTCGGCGCCGACAGCCTCGGCGCCGACAGCCTGGCGGGCAGCAGCGCCCTGGACGGCGCTCCGGTCCGCTTCGACACCAAGATCGCCGTACTGCTGCACGAGGACCTGGAGACCTGGCAGCGGCTGAATGTCACCGCTTTCCTGGTCAGCGGCCTCGGCCCGACGGTGCCCGAGGTGATCGGCGGACCGTACGCCGACGCCGACGGCACCGCCTATCTGCCGATGTTCCGGCAGCCCGTGCTGGTCTTCGAGGGCTCCGGCCAGACGCTGACCACCGCCCACTCCCGGGCCCTGTCCCGCGCGCTCCCCCGCGCCGTCTTCACCCGCGATCTGTTCCGCACGGGCAACGACCGGGACAACCGGGCGGCGGTCCGGGCGGTCGGGCGCGACCGGCTCGATCTGGTGGGGCTCGCGGTGTACGGACCCCGCAACGCGGTGGACAAGGTGCTGAAGGGCGCCAGGATGCACCCGTAGCCGCTTCTCCGGTCCGTACCGTCCGTCCGCCGGACAGCGGCCCGGGGGATGTCTTCACAGCGGCCGCACAGGCGGATATCGCAAGTGCTTACGA
This window harbors:
- a CDS encoding helix-turn-helix transcriptional regulator; translated protein: MVSGPEVSAWRPPVAGVVEVFHAHFTEHAYPMHVHDAWTLLIVDDGAVRYDLDRHEHGTPHDTVSLLPPHVPHNGSPATPRGFRKRVLYLDMTQLDAGYIGAAVDRPDLVDPVLRSRVGRLHTALASRGEELEAESRLALISERLRGHLRPGTATRRREEDGRSVADRLRELLDERLVQGVTLREAAAEVHAHPAHLVRAFSAAFGITPHQYLTSRRVDRARGLLLEGVQPGEVAVATGFYDQSHLTRHFKRVVGIAPGRYARTGPTSRTAG
- a CDS encoding DUF2000 family protein; protein product: MRTETAPGHAAPAPTAPDLAGPDLAGPGLGADSLGADSLAGSSALDGAPVRFDTKIAVLLHEDLETWQRLNVTAFLVSGLGPTVPEVIGGPYADADGTAYLPMFRQPVLVFEGSGQTLTTAHSRALSRALPRAVFTRDLFRTGNDRDNRAAVRAVGRDRLDLVGLAVYGPRNAVDKVLKGARMHP